A single region of the Blattabacterium sp. (Cryptocercus kyebangensis) genome encodes:
- a CDS encoding FtsL-like putative cell division protein codes for MKTNFKDILKGKFLVKEDAYRSWNFIIFITILSLISITSSHMMDRKIRKITNISEEIKELKSEYADIHSQCLKMQLFSVLNKLGNINGLKHLEEPPYELILVDKKKMDRKRK; via the coding sequence ATGAAGACTAATTTCAAAGATATACTGAAAGGAAAATTTTTAGTGAAGGAAGATGCATATCGTAGTTGGAATTTTATTATTTTTATTACTATTCTTTCTTTAATAAGCATTACCAGTTCCCATATGATGGATCGTAAAATTAGAAAAATTACGAATATAAGTGAAGAAATAAAAGAATTGAAATCTGAATATGCGGATATTCATAGTCAATGCCTTAAAATGCAACTATTTTCCGTTTTAAATAAACTGGGAAATATTAATGGGTTAAAACATTTAGAGGAACCCCCATACGAATTAATTTTAGTCGATAAAAAAAAGATGGATAGAAAAAGAAAATGA
- the rsmH gene encoding 16S rRNA (cytosine(1402)-N(4))-methyltransferase RsmH, giving the protein MKFKHYYYHKPVLLKESIDNLVTDKNGIYIDATFGGGGHSYGILKKLDRKATLIALDQDEESIKNNFIKDKRFHLFQKNFIHIKHVLKKLHIEKVSGLLADLGISSFQIDNPIRGFSHQLNSTLDMRMNQKEDTYSALHVINKYSKNELFHIFYKYGEFKNAVKITEKILERRLKNPIRTTLDLKNIFFMKKASFKKRKKFFSRLFQSIRIEVNNEIKILKNLLLESSEVILPGGRIAVISYHSIEDRITKYFFKTGFLKPNNSSPIDIIPFKMIHKKVIKPSIQEIMDNPRSRSARLRIAEKL; this is encoded by the coding sequence ATGAAATTTAAACATTATTATTACCATAAACCAGTCCTCCTCAAAGAGAGTATAGATAATCTGGTTACAGATAAAAATGGAATTTATATAGATGCTACATTTGGTGGTGGGGGACATTCTTATGGAATTTTAAAAAAATTAGATAGAAAAGCTACTTTGATCGCTTTGGATCAAGATGAAGAATCCATAAAAAATAACTTCATAAAGGATAAACGTTTCCATTTATTCCAAAAAAATTTTATACATATAAAACATGTATTGAAAAAACTTCATATCGAAAAAGTATCAGGGTTATTAGCTGATTTAGGTATATCTTCTTTTCAAATAGACAATCCTATAAGAGGTTTTTCTCATCAATTAAACTCTACTTTGGATATGAGAATGAATCAGAAGGAGGATACTTATTCTGCTTTACATGTTATCAATAAATATTCAAAAAATGAATTATTTCATATATTTTACAAATATGGAGAATTCAAAAATGCAGTAAAAATTACTGAAAAAATATTAGAAAGACGTTTAAAAAATCCTATTAGAACTACCTTGGATTTAAAAAATATTTTTTTTATGAAAAAGGCCTCTTTTAAGAAAAGAAAAAAATTTTTTTCTAGACTTTTTCAGTCTATACGAATAGAAGTTAATAATGAAATAAAGATTTTAAAAAATCTTTTACTAGAATCTTCCGAAGTTATCCTACCAGGAGGTAGAATCGCCGTGATTTCATATCATTCAATAGAAGATAGAATCACCAAATATTTCTTTAAAACAGGATTTTTGAAACCCAACAATAGTAGCCCTATCGATATAATTCCATTTAAAATGATCCATAAGAAAGTCATTAAACCCAGTATTCAAGAAATTATGGATAATCCAAGATCTAGGAGTGCTAGGTTAAGAATTGCGGAAAAACTATAA
- a CDS encoding queuine tRNA-ribosyltransferase family protein, which translates to MKFDLINTNKYSKEIAGILEKDHGKIETPIFIPVAFKRKC; encoded by the coding sequence ATGAAATTTGATTTAATCAATACTAATAAATATTCTAAAGAAATAGCAGGTATACTAGAAAAAGATCATGGAAAAATAGAAACTCCTATTTTTATTCCAGTAGCTTTCAAAAGAAAGTGTTAA
- a CDS encoding queuine tRNA-ribosyltransferase family protein, which yields MGIPIHLYFRPKIEFSHYEGKIHSFMNWKESILTDSGFFQIYSMKKLNKIIE from the coding sequence TTGGGAATACCTATCCATTTATATTTCCGTCCAAAAATTGAATTCTCACACTATGAAGGAAAAATTCACTCATTTATGAATTGGAAGGAGTCCATATTAACAGATAGTGGATTTTTTCAAATTTATTCTATGAAAAAATTGAATAAAATCATCGAATAA
- a CDS encoding LptF/LptG family permease: MKKLDRYIIYNVIVNYIFITFFLQILSIVIDISQRMHRLENNQGSIKQALIFYYPFWSIWLANTFSPISVFLSIIFFTSRLTKNSEMTAILGSGISFKRITIPYLISAFIIGGFSLIINYSFLPMANKIKNKFHYQYLLSSRQKSKYENSKAISAQISNNEYLFIRNFSKKENIGQGFTYQKFNGKKLVYILKAKNIFWSKKYRIYILHDYIETYIKKNKDILSKGFYIKKFFSMTPEELLPEEYIAETMTISELKKFIDIEKRKGIRNINTHLNEYYQRTSLPFSTFIFSILGLSISSKIKKGGIGGHLIIGLILAFFYIFFIEISKVYSTKDYFPSYLSVWLPNVIMGVITLFIYWNRSKH, translated from the coding sequence ATGAAAAAACTGGATCGTTATATCATTTATAATGTTATTGTTAACTATATATTTATTACTTTTTTTTTACAGATACTGTCTATAGTTATAGATATTTCTCAACGTATGCATAGGTTGGAAAATAATCAAGGATCAATAAAACAGGCTTTAATTTTTTATTACCCATTTTGGTCTATATGGTTAGCTAATACTTTTTCCCCTATTTCCGTTTTTTTATCTATTATTTTTTTTACATCTAGATTAACTAAAAATTCCGAAATGACCGCTATTCTAGGTAGCGGAATTAGTTTCAAAAGAATTACCATTCCTTATTTAATTTCAGCTTTCATTATAGGAGGATTTTCTTTAATCATTAATTATTCTTTTTTACCCATGGCTAATAAAATAAAAAATAAATTTCATTACCAATATTTATTGAGTTCAAGACAAAAAAGTAAATACGAAAACAGTAAGGCAATAAGTGCTCAAATTTCAAATAATGAATATCTATTCATTAGAAATTTCTCAAAAAAAGAAAATATTGGACAAGGATTTACATATCAAAAATTTAATGGTAAAAAATTAGTATATATTTTAAAAGCTAAAAATATTTTTTGGTCCAAAAAATATCGTATATATATACTACATGATTATATAGAAACTTATATAAAAAAGAATAAAGATATCTTATCCAAAGGATTTTATATAAAAAAATTTTTTTCTATGACTCCGGAAGAACTTTTACCGGAAGAATACATAGCAGAAACGATGACTATTTCGGAACTTAAAAAATTTATAGATATAGAAAAAAGAAAAGGAATCCGTAATATAAATACGCATTTGAATGAGTATTATCAAAGAACAAGTTTACCTTTTTCTACTTTTATATTTTCTATTTTAGGATTATCGATATCATCAAAAATAAAAAAAGGAGGAATAGGGGGTCATCTAATTATTGGACTTATATTAGCCTTTTTTTATATTTTTTTTATAGAAATATCGAAAGTTTACTCTACAAAAGATTATTTTCCTTCTTATTTATCTGTTTGGCTTCCAAATGTAATTATGGGAGTAATCACATTGTTCATTTATTGGAATAGAAGTAAACATTAA
- a CDS encoding Do family serine endopeptidase, with protein MKKIVVYIVISSILSSVMTIAAYKKYTKEEPKFFPYGSSFERTPPSTSSSLISSAGLPDFTRVVEKTIHAVVNIKNYSKKYSNRLNFDPFDFFFGFPDDFGGRGKIPKRNDIPGLHGSGVIISPDGYIVTNNHVIKDADKIEITLSDQRTYRAKLIGTDTSTDIALLKINEKNLPFIYFSDSNKVQVGEWVLAIGNPFDLNSTVTAGIISAKNRSLGILRGETQTAIESFFQTDAAVNPGNSGGALVNTNGELIGINTAISSNSGNFIGYSFAAPSNLVGKVIQDIKKYGTVQRAYLGVRGMDLSKAEYLKAYNNETHQNIKPQQGFLIGEVFDRSGAYEAGLKKGDIIKSIDGKPIQNVADLSFIVGTKHPGDKVKVNIIRNREIKTFNVTLKDSQGRKKIRKREEITPSELLGATFETLGKDSKKDFGIDYGIRITEIRTGRLSSIGLEEGDIILSINGEKMRKPNDVDRVLKRYSGDVTIKSIKQNGQVYIAGFEMN; from the coding sequence ATGAAGAAAATAGTTGTTTATATTGTTATTAGTAGTATACTTAGCTCAGTAATGACTATTGCAGCATACAAAAAATATACTAAAGAAGAGCCAAAATTTTTTCCATATGGATCTTCGTTCGAAAGGACCCCTCCATCAACCTCATCTTCATTAATTAGTTCTGCTGGATTACCTGATTTTACAAGAGTGGTAGAAAAAACGATACATGCAGTAGTGAATATAAAAAATTATTCTAAAAAATATAGTAATCGATTGAATTTCGATCCATTTGACTTCTTCTTTGGATTTCCTGATGATTTTGGAGGAAGAGGAAAAATACCTAAAAGAAATGATATACCTGGACTTCATGGATCTGGAGTAATAATATCTCCTGATGGATATATTGTTACAAATAATCATGTCATAAAAGATGCAGATAAGATAGAAATAACTCTTAGTGATCAAAGAACTTATAGAGCAAAACTTATTGGAACAGATACCAGTACGGATATAGCTTTATTAAAAATAAATGAAAAAAATTTACCTTTTATTTATTTTTCGGATTCTAATAAAGTACAAGTAGGAGAATGGGTTTTAGCAATAGGAAATCCTTTTGATTTGAATTCTACTGTTACTGCAGGGATCATAAGTGCTAAAAATAGAAGTTTAGGAATATTAAGAGGAGAAACTCAAACAGCTATAGAATCTTTTTTTCAAACAGATGCAGCTGTTAATCCTGGTAATAGTGGAGGAGCATTAGTAAATACAAATGGAGAACTAATTGGAATTAATACGGCTATTTCTTCTAATTCAGGAAATTTTATAGGATATAGTTTTGCAGCTCCTTCAAATTTAGTTGGAAAAGTAATACAGGATATCAAGAAATACGGAACTGTACAACGTGCATATTTAGGAGTTAGAGGAATGGATCTTTCTAAGGCTGAATATTTGAAAGCTTATAACAATGAAACACATCAAAATATAAAACCACAACAGGGGTTCTTGATTGGAGAAGTATTTGACAGAAGTGGAGCCTATGAAGCAGGTCTTAAAAAAGGAGATATTATAAAAAGTATAGACGGTAAACCGATTCAAAACGTGGCAGATTTATCTTTTATTGTTGGAACAAAACATCCAGGAGATAAGGTCAAAGTTAATATTATACGTAACAGAGAGATAAAAACTTTTAACGTTACTTTAAAAGATTCACAAGGAAGAAAAAAAATTAGAAAAAGAGAGGAAATAACACCATCGGAATTACTAGGTGCCACCTTTGAAACTCTTGGAAAAGATTCCAAAAAAGATTTTGGAATTGATTATGGTATTAGAATCACAGAAATAAGAACAGGTCGTTTGAGTTCTATAGGGCTGGAAGAAGGAGACATTATTTTATCTATTAATGGAGAAAAAATGAGAAAACCTAATGATGTAGATCGTGTATTAAAAAGATATTCAGGAGATGTAACTATAAAATCCATTAAACAAAATGGTCAAGTATATATAGCAGGGTTTGAAATGAATTAA